Proteins from a genomic interval of Kribbella aluminosa:
- a CDS encoding serine/threonine protein kinase produces the protein MSVSGGPPSTREEEVEERVGPYRLIRRLGQGGMGVVYLAEGPERQEVALKVLRPHVAHDPIARARLQREATTLQKVNHPGVAGILDHDLEGEQPYLVTRFVPGRPLDEQVDDRGPLTPHKWLPLAGCLAESLQAIHAAGVIHRDLKPGNVMMCNGKPVMIDFGIAQAADDLRLTQTGLVIGTPGYLAPELIEGEMVSQSADWWGWAATVAFAATGRRPFGKGPFEAVLARVHSGQADLDGLDPRLKSLLAAALSPDKADRPTQDEIMTGLGRYAEGRDALPPRAQSDANPTVAAVPPTRLVTKLMPTEAPPAEEPTPTQVAQLVPPVIPPLSAFAPIRDKLRKPPVAEPAPYAAAPYAPEPYSPEPYSPEPYSPAPYGPGPYAPAPYQSASPVPYPQPSQPMPVQPAQPSPAQPAQPVKSPPTGRRTAVIIGCMFALTGLIAYTPGFGAAVAIILLVLARTVDRSSTALMRRRQVRGRSGKSDGVVAAAASPLQFATAVLVTLPCLILPLLTAVVVGGIVTGIAASSYGLDWKPLSAVGFGTAALTALFCCWWGPGGSSLRRGAHITARNTFRAHWFSGLMAVVLLAIGGFTFYQATQGGGAAWARQPIKTPNIHRPTLGDLRNAPFIRNLPIIGK, from the coding sequence ATGTCAGTCTCAGGGGGACCGCCTTCCACTCGTGAAGAGGAGGTGGAGGAGCGGGTCGGGCCGTACCGGCTGATCCGGCGGCTCGGACAGGGCGGCATGGGCGTCGTGTACCTGGCCGAGGGGCCGGAGCGCCAGGAGGTGGCGCTGAAGGTACTGCGACCGCACGTGGCGCACGACCCGATCGCACGGGCCCGGTTGCAGCGTGAAGCGACCACCCTGCAGAAGGTCAACCACCCTGGCGTGGCAGGCATCCTCGACCACGACCTGGAGGGCGAGCAGCCCTACCTGGTGACCCGCTTCGTCCCTGGGCGTCCTCTTGACGAGCAGGTGGACGACCGCGGACCGCTGACTCCACACAAGTGGCTCCCACTCGCCGGTTGCCTGGCCGAGTCGCTGCAGGCGATCCATGCAGCAGGCGTGATCCACCGCGACCTCAAGCCCGGCAACGTGATGATGTGCAACGGCAAGCCGGTGATGATCGATTTCGGCATCGCCCAGGCCGCCGACGACCTGCGGCTCACCCAGACGGGTCTCGTCATCGGTACGCCGGGCTACCTGGCGCCGGAGCTCATCGAGGGCGAGATGGTGTCGCAGTCCGCCGACTGGTGGGGCTGGGCGGCCACCGTGGCGTTCGCTGCGACCGGGCGCCGCCCGTTCGGCAAGGGCCCGTTCGAGGCGGTCCTGGCTCGCGTTCACTCCGGGCAGGCCGACCTTGACGGTCTGGACCCGCGGTTGAAGTCATTGCTCGCTGCCGCGCTCTCCCCCGACAAGGCCGACCGGCCGACGCAGGACGAGATCATGACGGGCCTCGGCCGGTACGCCGAGGGCCGAGACGCGCTCCCGCCCCGTGCGCAGAGTGATGCGAATCCGACAGTGGCCGCGGTACCGCCGACCAGGCTGGTCACGAAGCTCATGCCCACCGAGGCCCCGCCGGCCGAGGAGCCGACGCCGACGCAGGTGGCCCAACTCGTGCCGCCGGTGATCCCGCCGCTGTCGGCGTTCGCCCCGATCCGGGACAAGCTCCGCAAGCCCCCGGTCGCCGAGCCGGCACCTTATGCGGCGGCGCCGTACGCCCCGGAACCTTACAGTCCAGAGCCGTACAGTCCTGAGCCGTACAGTCCCGCGCCGTACGGTCCTGGGCCTTACGCGCCGGCGCCGTACCAGAGCGCCTCGCCGGTCCCGTACCCGCAGCCGTCACAGCCGATGCCCGTGCAGCCGGCGCAGCCGTCGCCTGCGCAGCCCGCGCAACCGGTCAAGTCACCGCCGACCGGTCGCCGTACGGCGGTCATCATCGGCTGCATGTTCGCGCTGACCGGGCTGATCGCGTACACGCCTGGCTTCGGTGCGGCCGTCGCGATCATCCTGCTGGTGCTGGCGCGGACCGTCGACCGGTCGAGTACTGCGTTGATGCGGCGCCGTCAGGTCCGCGGCCGGTCCGGCAAGTCCGACGGTGTCGTCGCGGCCGCGGCCAGCCCGCTGCAGTTCGCCACCGCGGTACTGGTCACGCTGCCCTGCCTGATCCTGCCGCTGCTCACGGCGGTCGTCGTCGGCGGCATTGTCACCGGCATCGCCGCATCGTCGTACGGCCTCGACTGGAAGCCGCTGTCGGCAGTCGGCTTCGGTACGGCGGCCCTGACCGCGCTGTTCTGCTGCTGGTGGGGCCCCGGTGGCAGCTCGCTGCGCCGCGGCGCACACATCACGGCGCGCAACACGTTCCGGGCGCACTGGTTCTCCGGGCTGATGGCCGTCGTCCTGCTGGCGATCGGCGGCTTCACGTTCTACCAGGCCACGCAGGGCGGTGGCGCCGCGTGGGCGCGGCAGCCGATCAAGACCCCGAACATCCATCGCCCGACCCTCGGCGACCTCCGCAACGCCCCGTTCATCCGCAACCTCCCCATCATCGGCAAGTAG
- a CDS encoding DUF3151 domain-containing protein, with protein MELNNLLSGPPETLLPVDPAAAELADGAAPADVAAKYPTSSLAWAVLAEGALAGGRTIEGYAYARTGYHRALDLLRRNGWKGHGPVPWEHEPNRGFLRALAALGKAAALIDEKEEAERCATFLRDSSPTAADELS; from the coding sequence ATGGAATTGAACAATCTGCTCTCCGGCCCACCCGAGACACTACTACCGGTCGACCCGGCCGCGGCGGAACTCGCCGACGGGGCTGCTCCGGCGGACGTCGCCGCCAAGTACCCGACCTCCTCGCTGGCCTGGGCGGTGCTCGCCGAGGGCGCTCTCGCGGGCGGCCGGACCATCGAGGGGTACGCGTACGCGCGGACCGGCTACCACCGGGCGCTGGACCTGCTCCGGCGGAACGGTTGGAAGGGCCACGGCCCCGTCCCGTGGGAGCACGAGCCGAACCGCGGCTTCCTGCGTGCGCTGGCGGCGCTCGGCAAGGCGGCCGCACTGATCGACGAGAAGGAGGAGGCCGAGCGCTGCGCCACGTTCCTGCGCGACTCGTCGCCGACGGCCGCCGACGAGCTGAGCTGA
- a CDS encoding VOC family protein: MTNTVNPIPDGYHSLAPYLAVADGAKAIEFYQAVFGAEVVSRQDMPDGRVGQAELRFGNSMLQLSDEMPQIGLQAPNGEWVHSSLVHYVPDVDATYAKAIEAGATSVAEVQTFMTGDRFGTVIDPFGHRWAILTKVEDVTPEEADRRVKEWLASNPEELKE, encoded by the coding sequence ATGACGAACACGGTAAACCCCATCCCCGACGGTTATCACTCGCTGGCGCCGTACCTTGCGGTCGCGGACGGTGCGAAGGCGATCGAGTTCTACCAGGCGGTGTTCGGCGCCGAGGTGGTCAGCCGGCAGGACATGCCGGACGGGCGGGTCGGGCAGGCCGAGCTGCGGTTCGGCAACTCGATGCTGCAGCTCAGCGACGAGATGCCGCAGATCGGGCTCCAGGCGCCGAACGGCGAGTGGGTGCACTCGTCGCTGGTGCACTACGTGCCGGACGTGGACGCGACGTACGCGAAGGCGATCGAGGCGGGTGCGACGTCGGTGGCCGAGGTGCAGACGTTCATGACCGGGGACCGGTTCGGGACGGTGATCGACCCGTTCGGGCACCGCTGGGCGATCCTGACGAAGGTGGAGGACGTCACACCCGAGGAAGCCGACCGGCGGGTCAAGGAGTGGCTGGCCAGTAACCCTGAAGAGCTCAAGGAATAA
- a CDS encoding MFS transporter encodes MPALTGRIGAPTYAAVLRTPGAWKFYFAAAPARIGIAMTGLGIVWLVHGSTGSYAAAGSVTGGFAVAEAVAGPQVARLIDRFGQTRMLPITLLAHATMMTLLISLTMTGAPLWSLVLTGVLAGGSLPQLSAQTGARWAYALRETPLLSSAFALEALSVGVAFMVGPGLVGIVSSSTSPAAGSMLATGLLLAGGFLLAMQRGTAPPPGAPGQHEGAKRLLHKRFVGLVGTNVGIGLFFGSMQVSVTAFAVSRGAPGLAGPLYSITSLVSLFAGFAYGAKRWRTAPETQFVVAFVWLAVSCLPLLAVHTPLAAALALCLPGLAIAPFQTLSAVMTESAVEPAILTQAFTWINSGGAAGLALGSAFAGWAVDGHSAQYGFVVALAAATGALVMAVIVKVSGR; translated from the coding sequence GTGCCGGCTCTCACCGGACGGATCGGCGCGCCCACTTACGCAGCAGTACTGCGTACTCCCGGCGCCTGGAAGTTCTATTTCGCGGCGGCCCCGGCCCGGATCGGGATCGCGATGACGGGCCTCGGCATCGTCTGGCTGGTCCACGGATCGACCGGCTCGTACGCCGCGGCCGGCAGCGTCACCGGCGGCTTCGCCGTCGCCGAGGCGGTCGCCGGACCGCAGGTCGCCCGGCTGATCGACCGTTTCGGTCAGACCCGGATGTTGCCGATCACACTGCTCGCGCACGCGACGATGATGACGCTGCTCATCAGCCTCACGATGACTGGAGCGCCCTTGTGGTCGCTGGTCCTGACAGGTGTTCTGGCCGGCGGATCGTTGCCGCAGTTGAGCGCGCAGACGGGTGCCCGATGGGCGTACGCGCTCCGCGAGACGCCGCTGCTGTCGTCGGCGTTCGCACTCGAAGCCCTGAGCGTCGGTGTGGCGTTCATGGTCGGGCCCGGGCTTGTGGGCATCGTGAGTTCGTCGACAAGCCCGGCGGCCGGGTCGATGCTCGCCACGGGTCTCCTGCTGGCCGGTGGCTTCCTGCTGGCGATGCAGCGAGGTACCGCGCCGCCGCCGGGCGCCCCGGGTCAGCACGAGGGCGCGAAGCGCTTGCTCCACAAGCGGTTCGTCGGGCTGGTCGGTACGAACGTCGGGATCGGCCTGTTCTTCGGCAGTATGCAGGTGTCCGTCACGGCCTTCGCGGTCTCCCGGGGTGCACCTGGTCTGGCCGGGCCGCTCTACAGCATCACCAGCCTGGTCAGCCTGTTCGCCGGATTCGCCTACGGTGCAAAGCGTTGGCGCACTGCCCCGGAGACGCAGTTCGTGGTCGCGTTCGTCTGGCTGGCAGTCAGCTGTCTGCCCTTGCTGGCAGTGCACACGCCGCTGGCCGCCGCGCTCGCGTTGTGCCTGCCCGGCTTGGCCATCGCGCCGTTCCAGACGCTGTCGGCGGTAATGACCGAGTCGGCGGTCGAGCCCGCGATCCTGACGCAGGCCTTCACCTGGATCAACTCGGGTGGTGCGGCAGGCCTCGCGCTCGGGTCTGCGTTCGCTGGGTGGGCCGTCGACGGGCACAGTGCGCAGTACGGGTTCGTGGTCGCGCTGGCGGCGGCAACGGGTGCGTTGGTGATGGCGGTGATCGTGAAGGTCAGCGGTAGGTGA
- a CDS encoding HNH endonuclease, protein MSVIVLNASYEPLHTVSIQHAIRMLVREVAVVEEAHGERTIGPFPVPRVLRLVRYVVTHWRYAAGRMKYSKHGVLRRDKFHCAYCGLENADTMDHVQPRSRGGRTEWLNAVAAHASCNERKGNRTPSEAGMPLLWQPWVPTRAELVIDK, encoded by the coding sequence ATGAGCGTCATAGTCCTGAACGCGTCGTACGAACCGCTGCACACCGTCTCGATCCAGCACGCCATCCGGATGCTGGTTCGCGAGGTCGCAGTGGTCGAAGAGGCGCACGGAGAGCGAACTATCGGCCCTTTTCCGGTCCCTCGCGTCCTCCGGCTGGTCCGGTACGTCGTGACGCACTGGCGCTACGCGGCCGGCCGGATGAAGTACAGCAAGCACGGCGTCCTGAGGCGGGACAAGTTCCACTGCGCGTACTGCGGCCTGGAGAACGCCGACACCATGGACCATGTCCAACCCAGGTCCCGCGGCGGCCGCACCGAGTGGCTGAACGCCGTCGCCGCCCACGCCTCGTGCAACGAGCGCAAAGGCAACCGGACCCCGTCCGAGGCCGGCATGCCCCTCCTCTGGCAACCCTGGGTACCAACCCGCGCCGAGCTCGTCATAGACAAATGA
- a CDS encoding adenylosuccinate synthase encodes MPAIVLVGAQWGDEGKGKATDLLGNTGEVIDYVVKFNGGNNAGHTVVIGSEKYALHLLPSGILTPGVTPVIGNGVVVDLSVLFEELDALRARGVDTSRLLVSASAHVIPPYNRTLDKVTERFLGSRKIGTTGRGIGPTYADKMNRIGIRIQDLYDEKILEQKVTGALEQKNQLLVKVYNRRAVEIREVLDELLGYADRLKPMVADTGLLLNQALDDGKTVLMEAGQATLLDVDHGTYPFVTSSNAISAGACTGTGIPPTRIDRVMAVVKAYTTRVGEGPFPTELLDADGEWLRTQGAEFGVTTGRPRRCGWYDSVIARYAARVNGVSDFVLTKLDTLTGRERIPVCVAYDVNGVRHDEMPMTQTDFHHAVPVYEEFDGWSDDITGCRSFEDLPKEAQTYVRAVESLSGARISAIGVGPERSQIVQL; translated from the coding sequence ATGCCCGCAATCGTGCTCGTCGGCGCCCAGTGGGGCGATGAGGGCAAAGGCAAGGCGACCGATCTGCTCGGCAACACGGGCGAGGTCATCGACTACGTGGTGAAGTTCAACGGCGGCAACAACGCCGGCCACACGGTCGTGATCGGGTCCGAGAAGTACGCGCTGCACCTGCTCCCGAGCGGCATCCTCACACCGGGTGTCACCCCGGTGATCGGCAACGGGGTCGTGGTCGACCTCAGCGTGCTGTTCGAGGAGCTCGACGCGCTGCGGGCGCGCGGGGTGGACACGTCGCGGCTGCTGGTCAGCGCGAGCGCACACGTGATCCCGCCGTACAACCGGACCCTCGACAAGGTCACCGAGCGGTTCCTCGGCAGCCGCAAGATCGGGACGACGGGGCGCGGTATCGGCCCGACGTACGCCGACAAGATGAACCGGATCGGGATCCGGATCCAGGACCTGTACGACGAGAAGATCCTCGAGCAGAAGGTCACCGGTGCGCTGGAGCAGAAGAACCAGCTGCTGGTGAAGGTGTACAACCGGCGCGCGGTCGAGATCCGTGAGGTCCTCGACGAGCTGCTCGGGTACGCGGACCGCCTGAAGCCGATGGTCGCGGACACCGGCCTGCTGCTGAACCAGGCGCTCGACGACGGCAAGACCGTGCTGATGGAGGCCGGTCAGGCGACGCTGCTGGACGTCGACCACGGCACGTACCCGTTCGTCACCTCGTCGAACGCGATCTCAGCCGGCGCCTGCACCGGCACGGGGATCCCGCCGACCCGGATCGACCGCGTGATGGCGGTCGTGAAGGCGTACACCACGCGGGTCGGTGAGGGGCCGTTCCCGACCGAGCTGCTGGATGCGGACGGCGAATGGCTACGCACCCAGGGCGCCGAGTTCGGTGTCACCACCGGCCGCCCGCGGCGCTGCGGCTGGTACGACTCGGTGATCGCCCGGTACGCCGCCCGCGTGAACGGCGTCTCCGACTTCGTGCTGACCAAGCTCGACACGCTCACCGGCCGCGAGCGGATCCCGGTCTGCGTCGCGTACGACGTGAACGGTGTCCGGCACGACGAGATGCCGATGACCCAGACCGACTTCCACCACGCGGTCCCGGTCTACGAGGAGTTCGACGGCTGGTCGGACGACATCACCGGCTGCCGTTCCTTCGAGGACCTGCCGAAGGAGGCGCAGACCTACGTGCGCGCGGTCGAGTCGCTCAGCGGGGCCCGGATCTCCGCGATCGGCGTCGGCCCGGAGCGCAGCCAGATCGTCCAGCTGTAA
- a CDS encoding N-acetyltransferase — protein sequence MPIPLPSGRTLEITTVTDRPDLAQATIDVGTWPPFMRHNRVSEAYFPQTVATFPSTCLIATSDGRPVGDAHAVQLSSAGRDPFPAGGWEQAVVWAFTDARNNVRPEVACALNISVAHDFQGEGVAALLLTALREAATNLGLFALDAPVRPTQKHLDPTLAMHEYAARTRPDGLPTDPWLRTHVRAGGRIAGVAPTSWVVAGSLTEWRSWTGLPFDTTGPVEVEGGLVPVECDVPADRAVYVEPNVWVRHEFSTG from the coding sequence ATGCCCATCCCACTCCCATCGGGCCGCACTCTCGAGATCACCACCGTCACTGACCGCCCGGACCTCGCCCAGGCCACCATCGACGTCGGCACCTGGCCGCCGTTCATGCGACACAACCGAGTCTCCGAGGCGTACTTTCCACAGACGGTCGCCACCTTCCCGTCAACCTGCCTGATCGCCACGTCCGACGGCCGTCCGGTCGGCGACGCCCACGCGGTCCAGCTCTCCTCCGCCGGCCGCGACCCGTTTCCCGCCGGCGGTTGGGAACAGGCCGTCGTATGGGCGTTCACCGATGCCCGCAACAACGTGCGTCCAGAGGTCGCCTGCGCGCTGAACATCAGCGTCGCCCACGACTTCCAGGGCGAAGGTGTCGCCGCACTCCTACTCACCGCCCTTCGCGAAGCCGCGACCAACCTTGGCCTCTTCGCGTTGGACGCCCCGGTCCGCCCGACCCAGAAGCACCTCGACCCCACCCTCGCCATGCACGAGTACGCCGCCCGCACCCGCCCCGACGGCTTACCCACCGATCCCTGGCTCCGCACCCACGTCCGCGCCGGAGGCCGGATCGCCGGTGTCGCGCCCACATCGTGGGTGGTCGCCGGGTCGTTGACCGAATGGCGTAGCTGGACCGGCCTGCCGTTCGACACCACCGGACCGGTCGAGGTCGAAGGCGGACTGGTGCCGGTGGAGTGCGACGTGCCCGCCGATCGCGCCGTGTACGTCGAGCCGAACGTCTGGGTCCGGCACGAGTTCTCCACAGGTTGA
- a CDS encoding DUF4411 family protein: protein MYVLDANVFISAKNAHYGMDFVPGFWTWLRTAHASGVVCSVEAVRDELLDGADELADWVRTLPRSFFISVDAAALVELHKLSAWSKQTPQYTQAAVATFLASADYFLVGQARALGFTVVTHEMPAPESKKRILIPNACDAVGASYCLPWKLLREQSVRLVV, encoded by the coding sequence ATGTACGTTCTCGACGCCAACGTCTTCATAAGCGCCAAGAACGCACATTACGGGATGGATTTCGTCCCTGGGTTCTGGACCTGGTTGCGCACAGCGCATGCCTCTGGAGTCGTGTGCTCGGTGGAGGCCGTACGAGACGAACTGCTGGACGGCGCTGACGAACTCGCGGACTGGGTCAGGACCCTGCCTCGGTCGTTCTTCATATCGGTCGATGCCGCAGCGCTGGTCGAACTCCACAAACTCTCGGCATGGTCAAAGCAGACGCCGCAGTACACGCAGGCCGCGGTGGCGACTTTCCTGGCCAGCGCCGACTACTTCCTGGTCGGACAAGCCAGGGCGCTTGGTTTCACTGTTGTTACACATGAGATGCCGGCTCCGGAGTCCAAGAAGCGCATCCTGATTCCGAACGCTTGCGACGCGGTCGGCGCATCCTACTGCCTGCCTTGGAAGTTGCTGAGAGAACAGAGCGTTCGTCTGGTTGTCTGA
- a CDS encoding 2-phosphosulfolactate phosphatase encodes MTSPYVQDGFAVGFDWGPVGAAVVAGDIVAVVDVLSFTTAVTVAVDRGIDVYPYRWRDETAVAYAEQYGATLAVGRSATGANGVSLSPASIRRVTGITKLVLPSPNGSTIAKQLSDGGATVIAVSLRNRQAAADWVTKQVQSARDGRRPKVVAIAAGERWPDGSLRPAVEDLWGAGGFLSALHSDDLSPEARAAVAAYDAVADELPTLLHECAGGRELTQYGFEEDVVIAAEVDDSDVVPVLVDGRLFRST; translated from the coding sequence GTGACCAGCCCTTACGTGCAGGACGGTTTCGCTGTCGGGTTCGACTGGGGGCCGGTCGGGGCCGCAGTCGTTGCCGGGGACATCGTCGCGGTCGTCGACGTGTTGTCGTTCACGACGGCGGTGACGGTCGCGGTTGATCGCGGCATCGACGTGTACCCGTACCGGTGGCGCGACGAGACCGCTGTCGCGTACGCCGAGCAGTACGGCGCGACGCTGGCGGTCGGGCGTTCCGCGACCGGCGCGAACGGCGTGAGCCTGTCGCCGGCTTCGATCCGGCGAGTGACCGGAATCACCAAGCTGGTGCTTCCGTCGCCGAACGGATCGACGATCGCGAAGCAGTTGAGTGACGGCGGGGCGACGGTGATCGCGGTGTCGCTGCGTAACCGGCAAGCGGCAGCGGACTGGGTGACCAAGCAGGTGCAGAGCGCGCGCGACGGCCGGCGGCCGAAGGTGGTCGCTATCGCGGCAGGTGAGCGCTGGCCGGACGGCTCACTGCGGCCTGCCGTCGAGGATCTGTGGGGCGCCGGCGGGTTCCTCAGCGCGCTGCACAGCGACGACCTCTCCCCGGAGGCGCGTGCGGCCGTGGCGGCGTACGACGCGGTCGCGGACGAACTGCCCACCCTCCTGCACGAGTGCGCCGGCGGACGGGAGCTCACGCAGTACGGCTTCGAAGAGGATGTCGTGATCGCGGCCGAGGTGGACGACAGCGATGTCGTGCCGGTGCTCGTGGACGGTAGACTGTTCCGGTCAACCTGA
- a CDS encoding helix-turn-helix transcriptional regulator gives MTHPSDSEKGILHPREQARHRSLSRLTPGPDAGRFVEWYWIVEWDLDAPYTAEVLPFPAVNVTFEQPGGAFVNGVCTRKFERELSGRGRAFGVKFWAGGFGAITGLDVGSFRDEVLPLTAVFPDGDRLADLIFEAESDVRRRAVFEAFLRDHLAPPDPSYELVREIVSTMAADRLVARVDEITERFDVPIRTLQRLFRRYVGVGPKWVLRRYRLHDGAELLAKGEVAELAELSASLGYFDQAHFSKEFKQQIGLTPAEYAARAAAERQVTYR, from the coding sequence TTGACCCACCCAAGCGACAGCGAGAAGGGCATCCTGCACCCCCGCGAGCAGGCCCGGCACCGTTCGCTCAGCAGGCTCACGCCGGGGCCGGACGCCGGGCGGTTCGTGGAGTGGTACTGGATCGTCGAGTGGGACCTGGACGCGCCGTACACCGCCGAGGTGCTGCCGTTCCCCGCGGTGAACGTGACGTTCGAGCAGCCGGGCGGCGCGTTCGTGAACGGGGTCTGCACGCGGAAGTTCGAGCGCGAGCTGTCCGGGCGCGGGCGGGCGTTCGGGGTGAAGTTCTGGGCGGGTGGGTTCGGGGCGATCACCGGGCTGGACGTGGGCTCGTTCCGGGACGAGGTGCTGCCGCTGACCGCGGTCTTCCCGGACGGCGACCGGCTCGCGGACCTGATCTTCGAGGCCGAGTCCGACGTCCGGCGGCGCGCGGTGTTCGAGGCGTTCCTGCGTGACCACCTGGCCCCGCCGGATCCGTCGTACGAGCTGGTCCGGGAGATCGTGTCGACGATGGCCGCGGACCGCTTGGTGGCCCGCGTCGACGAGATCACCGAGCGCTTCGACGTACCGATCCGGACCCTGCAGCGGCTGTTCCGGCGGTACGTCGGCGTCGGCCCGAAGTGGGTGCTCCGCCGGTACCGCCTGCACGACGGCGCGGAGCTCCTGGCCAAGGGCGAGGTCGCCGAGCTCGCGGAGCTGTCCGCGTCGCTCGGCTACTTCGACCAGGCCCACTTCTCCAAGGAGTTCAAACAGCAGATCGGCCTCACCCCGGCCGAGTACGCCGCCCGCGCCGCCGCCGAACGCCAGGTCACCTACCGCTGA
- a CDS encoding type IV toxin-antitoxin system AbiEi family antitoxin domain-containing protein: MASIRGGVFTRADARACGYADGEIDALLRSGQWRRIRRGTYAARRSLMLVTDEVLHLRRAYRVLRAAGPEVFASHQSAAALHALPVWGLDLTRVHITAPDGRSGRLRGVHRHIRDPVGSGLQLWNTLRIVSPARAIVEVAATAPALPAVVLADAALYTGMVDRRTLHQAITFLDHGNKRALKVLDQLTGASSIAESRLRHILTDAGLPAPSPAPPPDTEQPDPDDPAAEGLWFPDERTVVEFEPRFPFYSEDSDNSPTSPPSTDGPQPVERCWISWTDLDDPATVADRIRTTFTRAARRTGIRHFDHARART; the protein is encoded by the coding sequence ATGGCGTCGATTCGGGGTGGTGTCTTCACCCGGGCCGACGCGCGTGCTTGCGGATATGCCGACGGTGAGATCGACGCCCTGCTGAGATCCGGCCAGTGGCGGCGGATCCGGCGCGGGACGTATGCCGCTCGCCGATCCCTCATGCTCGTCACCGACGAGGTCCTACACCTGCGTCGCGCCTATCGTGTACTACGCGCCGCTGGACCCGAGGTCTTCGCCAGTCACCAGTCAGCCGCGGCCCTCCATGCCTTGCCTGTCTGGGGTCTCGACCTGACCCGAGTGCACATCACAGCGCCCGACGGCCGGTCCGGGCGACTACGCGGCGTCCACCGGCACATCCGCGACCCGGTGGGCTCCGGCCTCCAACTGTGGAACACACTGCGGATAGTCTCGCCGGCCCGCGCGATCGTCGAAGTAGCAGCGACCGCACCCGCCCTCCCCGCGGTCGTGCTCGCCGACGCCGCGCTCTACACCGGCATGGTCGATCGCCGCACGCTGCACCAGGCGATCACGTTCCTTGACCACGGCAACAAGCGTGCACTCAAGGTCCTGGACCAGCTCACCGGCGCCTCCTCGATCGCGGAGTCGCGCCTGCGTCACATCCTCACCGACGCCGGACTCCCCGCCCCCAGCCCGGCGCCACCACCCGACACCGAGCAGCCGGACCCCGACGACCCGGCCGCCGAAGGCCTGTGGTTCCCCGACGAGCGCACCGTGGTCGAGTTCGAGCCGCGGTTTCCCTTCTACAGCGAGGATTCCGACAACTCACCAACCAGTCCACCGAGCACCGACGGGCCACAACCCGTCGAGCGCTGCTGGATCTCCTGGACCGACCTCGACGACCCCGCGACCGTGGCCGACCGCATCCGAACCACGTTCACCCGAGCAGCCCGCCGCACCGGCATCCGGCATTTCGACCACGCTCGAGCCCGAACATGA
- a CDS encoding ImmA/IrrE family metallo-endopeptidase, translated as MQSVVLRLDVSPEMLQWAVERSRRGGEEVARAIPQLTAWMTGEGRPTVKQLEKFARATYTPIGYLLMELPPAEDLPIPDFRTARDTGVVEPSPNLLDTIYICEQRQEWYAGFAARHDLDPVPFVGSASPADPPALVAGSMREILGFTYQARQQYRTWSDALRNLIDLVEDAGVLVMVSGIVGSNTHRVLDPKEFRGFTLIDAHAPLIFINGADTKAAQIFTMAHELAHIWAGLSGVDKPELGSLDDVGAEDRRTLERWCNEVAAEFLVPAELIPAELSGPTLTDDLDRLARQFKVSTLVVLRRLFDAGTFSWDDYQSAYVDELARVLELAGNSGSGGGNYYNTQPLRVSRRFAKALISDTLEGQTLHRQAFHLLGVRKPATFQTFGEELGVA; from the coding sequence GTGCAGTCAGTGGTCCTTCGCCTGGATGTCTCGCCTGAGATGCTGCAGTGGGCCGTTGAGCGCTCCCGCCGGGGCGGAGAAGAAGTCGCGCGGGCAATCCCCCAATTGACCGCGTGGATGACCGGCGAGGGCAGGCCGACGGTCAAGCAGCTTGAGAAGTTCGCGCGGGCTACCTACACGCCTATCGGGTACTTGCTCATGGAGCTACCTCCGGCTGAGGACCTTCCGATTCCAGACTTTCGGACCGCGAGAGATACCGGAGTTGTCGAGCCGAGCCCGAATCTCCTGGACACGATCTACATCTGTGAACAGCGACAGGAGTGGTACGCAGGATTCGCGGCCCGCCACGATCTGGATCCAGTTCCGTTCGTCGGGAGCGCAAGCCCGGCCGATCCGCCTGCTCTGGTCGCCGGGAGCATGCGGGAGATCCTTGGCTTCACATATCAGGCCCGGCAACAGTACAGAACGTGGTCGGACGCGCTACGAAACCTGATCGATCTCGTCGAGGATGCCGGCGTCCTGGTCATGGTCAGCGGCATCGTCGGAAGCAACACCCACCGAGTGCTTGACCCGAAGGAGTTTCGTGGATTCACGTTGATCGACGCCCACGCTCCCCTGATCTTCATCAACGGCGCCGACACCAAGGCCGCTCAGATCTTCACTATGGCCCACGAGCTGGCCCATATCTGGGCGGGGCTCTCTGGCGTTGACAAGCCCGAGCTCGGTTCGTTGGACGACGTCGGGGCTGAGGATCGGCGAACGCTAGAGCGTTGGTGTAACGAGGTTGCTGCGGAGTTCCTGGTTCCGGCCGAGCTGATCCCGGCTGAACTGTCGGGACCGACGTTGACCGACGATCTCGATCGCCTGGCCAGACAGTTCAAGGTCAGCACTCTCGTCGTCTTACGAAGACTTTTCGATGCCGGCACCTTCAGCTGGGACGACTATCAAAGCGCCTATGTCGACGAATTGGCTCGGGTGCTTGAGCTGGCCGGGAACAGCGGCAGCGGTGGAGGCAATTATTACAACACGCAACCGCTGCGGGTCAGCCGTCGGTTCGCGAAGGCGCTGATCTCGGACACGCTGGAGGGACAGACGCTACATCGCCAAGCGTTCCATCTGCTGGGAGTGCGCAAGCCGGCGACCTTCCAGACCTTCGGCGAAGAGCTCGGAGTGGCGTGA